The DNA segment GTAGTGCACAGGCAGGGCATTACCGGCATCATCACGGAAGCGTTGGTAAGGTACAAAAGACACGCCGGGGGCAGTAATTCCATTGCCCAGATTGCTGGCGGCCGTAGAAGTATTGGTGAGGTCTGAAATAAGGGTGAACTGAATCCTTTTATTGAACTTGAAATCCTGGCGCAAATTGAGTTTGTAGGTATTGTTTCTTTCACCAGGCGTGCTGCTTTGAACACCGGTATAACTCATGGATCCGTAAAAGCTGTAAGCGTTCATGCCACCCGAGAGGGATACGGTATGGTTGGTGGTGGATGCGTTCCGGTAAAAAATATCGGAGATCTCACCCCTGTTGTCGATGGCTGAAAGGCTGTCCAGCGCCCTGTCAGCCTGTGCCTTTGTAATCAATCCGCGGTATTCGTCGTATTGAATCTGCAAATGGGGCGAAACAGGAAATATTGATTTTACTGTATTCCAGGGGAAAGAAGGTACAAACTGCGGGAACAATTCTTTGGAAGTATTGATAAAGTCGCGGCTGTTCATTTTGGGGATGTAATCCCTGTCTGGTTTACCTTGGAAATTGTAGTAACCATCGTATTCCACACGCAGTTTTTGTCCGGCCTGTCCTTTTTTGGTGGTAATCACGATCACGCCGTTGGCCGCTTTCGATCCCCAGATGGAAGCAGCGGAAGCATCGCGCAGTATGGTGATATCAGCAATATCCTGGGGGTTGATGTTGGCAATTGGGTTAGAACCGTTCAATATGTTATTTGTGGATGCAGTGTTGGTAATGTCACTCGGTAATTCCACGCCATCTACTACAATCAGTGGCGACCTGGTGGAATTGAGCGAAGTAAGTCCACGGATAAGCAATGGTTCGCCACCCGGTGCGTTGTTGACCACCAGACCGGGTACCAGTCCGTCCAGTCTTTGGAGGATATTGGTACTGCTGGACCTGTTGGCTACGGTAGCAATATCCACCTTCGCTACCGAACCGGCGTTGCGTTCCCGCGCGATGCTCTGGTAACCGGTGGAAATCACCTGGGCCGCTTCCATGATTTGTTCGGAAGGATCCAGCACAATGGTGAGCATCTGCCCATCTCCTACTTTCACCTGTTTTTCATTGAAGCCCACAAAGCTGATGATGAGTACATCTCCCCTTTCCGCCTCCAGTTGAAACATCCCCTTGTCATCGCTCAGCGCCATTAACTGGCGGCCTTTCACCCGAATAGTGGCGCCAGGCAATGGCAACTTATTCTGGTCGGTAATCATGCCTGAAATCTTTATCCGGGGAGCTGCTTCTTCTTTCACGGAAGGTTCGGGTGTTTTGCGCATCACCACTACGTTTCCCTGCTTTATTTCAAAAGATAGTTGCGCTGGCTTCAGGATAGCGGAAAGAAAATCAGCCAGTGGCATCTGGCGTGCCTCAATGGTGATGGTGCCCGCCTGACGGATGTGTTCATCGTTGTAAAAAAAGGTCACGCCCGTTTGCTTTTCGATGAGCTTAAACACGTTCCGCAAAGGCACTTTGTTTAAGTTCGCCGTAACGGGCTGGGCCACACCCGCGGCCTGCACCTGGATAAAAAAAGCGGTTAATAAAACAATTGTTAGTTTCATCGCTAACAGCGTTTTGGTTAGTAGCCCGCGGCGGATACAGCCACACCAGGCCAATCCGGTCCGCAATGGCCGGTTAGAAGCAATAAATTCCATAACTTAGTCGGGTTTGGTTGAATAATGAAGCAGTTGTCCGAATGAAAATTGTTTTATTGGCCCACCAAACGTTTACCGGAGATGTTCGCACCATCTTCGGTTTTTTTTTAGCGGCCCGCCAGTTTTTTTATCTTGCCATATTTTATGATGTTTTTTTAGTGTTTAGGGGTATATCATTAATTTTCTGTTGTTCTCCAGCTTGCACCGCAGGCCTACATTTCCGAGAAAACGCAGCACATCGGGAAACGAAAGGTTTCTTTTGATAGCGCCGCCCAGTTTTACATCTGGTACCGACTGTGGATATACCACTTCAATATCATACCATCTCGCGAGCTGGCGCATGGCCTCTTCCAATGAAACATCATCAAAGTCAAATACGCCATCTTTCCAGGCTACAACGGCGGCAGTATTCACACCGGCCACTACTTCCAGTTGTCCGGCACCGTGCCCCATAACGGCTTGCTGTCCAGGTGAAAGCTTTGCCTGTGAGGCGTTTCCGGCGCCTTTCCTGCTTACTTTCACACTGCCCTCCAGGAGCGTTGTCCTAATATTTTTTTCATCGGTGTAAGCGTTCACGTTGAAATGCGTACCCAATACTTCCACTATACCGCGCCCATCCACATCTACCCGGAAGGGTTTCTTTTCATTGCGGGCCACTTCCAGGTAAACTTCCCCTTTCACTGCGATCTCTCTTACCGGACCGTTGAAATGTGTGGGAAAAGTGATGGAACTTTCTGCGTTGAGCCACACTTTTGTACCATCAGGCAAGGTAATCGAATATTGTCCGCCGCGGGGTGTGGACATTGTATTGTAGGTAACCGCAGTATTTTCTGAATTCCCGTACACCACCTGTCCATCTTTTTTGGTAATCTCGGTACCATTCTCAATGGCCAGTTGCCCGTTTCCCGCATCATCCAGTGTTATGGTGCTTCCATCGGCCAGCACCAGCACGGCTTTCTGACCACCGGGTTGTATGTCATTTCTGCCTGAATCATGCG comes from the Parasegetibacter sp. NRK P23 genome and includes:
- a CDS encoding FecR family protein; protein product: MTRQTQPLQALLQKYLDNTITPSELKLFFEAVAAAAHEDQIHEEVGALWDELPGSKGAAATEDSAAVYDYAAAAKQIIQQAEVQEWEATSRMPMYKKAWFRYAAAVILFVALGVYFYRYNGNDAAPPSIAAHDSGRNDIQPGGQKAVLVLADGSTITLDDAGNGQLAIENGTEITKKDGQVVYGNSENTAVTYNTMSTPRGGQYSITLPDGTKVWLNAESSITFPTHFNGPVREIAVKGEVYLEVARNEKKPFRVDVDGRGIVEVLGTHFNVNAYTDEKNIRTTLLEGSVKVSRKGAGNASQAKLSPGQQAVMGHGAGQLEVVAGVNTAAVVAWKDGVFDFDDVSLEEAMRQLARWYDIEVVYPQSVPDVKLGGAIKRNLSFPDVLRFLGNVGLRCKLENNRKLMIYP